The following proteins come from a genomic window of Hymenobacter canadensis:
- a CDS encoding glycine zipper domain-containing protein: MKTIKIYAAMLSAVLMLSSTVSASDAAAQSGMSRKGKGAIIGGGTGAAAGAVIAGKGDRGKGAIIGGAAGAVGGAIIGRKKDKKKDPVRYRQYSKKD, from the coding sequence ATGAAGACCATCAAAATATATGCAGCCATGCTGTCGGCCGTACTGATGCTGAGCAGCACCGTTTCCGCTTCCGACGCTGCGGCCCAGTCTGGCATGAGCCGGAAAGGCAAAGGCGCCATCATCGGGGGCGGCACGGGTGCCGCGGCCGGCGCCGTCATTGCCGGTAAAGGCGACCGGGGCAAAGGCGCTATCATCGGCGGCGCGGCTGGTGCCGTAGGCGGGGCCATCATCGGCCGCAAAAAGGACAAGAAAAAGGATCCGGTCCGCTACCGGCAGTACTCCAAGAAAGACTAG
- a CDS encoding S9 family peptidase, with the protein MKQTFLFVALALASLAVRAQDLPYQLPPKAIATLAETPPTPRVSISPDGQWMLQLDVQDMPTIADLSQPELRLAGLRINPRTNGPSRVTYATMLRLKRLPDGKELLIQGLPANARISEVTWSPDNTKIAFTHTTNNHIELWLADVASASARLVPNIFLNGVFGTSYEWVSDSKALIARAIVGGRGEVPSATVAPTGPTIQENSGRTAAARTYQDLLKNPADERQFQYFALSQAVRVTTDGRMQPLGEPGIIQQASPSPNGRYVLVKTRHRPFSYTLPVSSFPVRVDILSIDGPVVKALEDMPLADNVPTSFDAAPTGPRAHGWREDAPATVFWVEAQDGGDPKTAAAIRDKVFALAAPFEGTPLELAALPMRYAGIYWGTDKLALVQGYRWADRHETTWTLDLATKTSLTVLFDRSSQDTYTDPGTPYLKRNALGRQVLVTDPTSSIIYLFSNGASPEGDRPFVDEMNVRTKKILRWWRSEAPFYEQPIAILDESKRQLITRRESVTDAPNYFLRDARSNRLTPLTKFANPYASLGGLKKQVLKYKRADGVDLTANLYLPPTYKKEDGPLPTLMEAYPVEFKDKKDASQVKGSPYTFTRLSWGSPVFWVTQGYAVLQATSIPIVGEGTKEPNDTYTEQLVASAKAAIDEGQRLGVVDPKRVAVMGHSYGAFMTANLLAHSNLFRAGIARSGAYNRTLTPFGFQGEERTYWQAPEVYNAMSPFNYANKIKTPILLIHGEADNNSGTFPIQSERFYNALKGHGATVRYVVLPSESHGYAARESIMHMLWEMNSWLNKYVKTPATVGSAPVPAGAQAPGR; encoded by the coding sequence ATGAAACAAACTTTCCTCTTTGTTGCGCTGGCGCTGGCCAGCCTGGCCGTTCGGGCACAGGATCTGCCCTACCAGCTGCCGCCCAAAGCCATTGCAACCCTGGCTGAAACGCCGCCCACGCCGCGCGTCAGCATCTCGCCCGACGGCCAGTGGATGCTGCAGCTCGACGTGCAGGACATGCCCACCATCGCCGACCTGTCGCAGCCGGAGCTGCGCCTGGCGGGCTTGCGCATCAACCCGCGCACCAACGGGCCCAGCCGCGTGACCTACGCCACCATGCTGCGTCTCAAGCGCCTGCCCGACGGCAAGGAGCTGCTGATTCAGGGCTTGCCGGCCAATGCCCGCATCAGCGAGGTCACCTGGTCGCCGGACAACACCAAGATTGCCTTCACCCACACCACCAACAACCACATTGAGCTGTGGCTGGCGGATGTGGCGTCGGCGTCGGCCCGGTTGGTGCCGAATATCTTTCTGAACGGCGTGTTCGGGACCAGCTACGAATGGGTGTCCGATAGCAAGGCCCTCATTGCCCGCGCCATTGTGGGCGGCCGCGGCGAGGTGCCGTCGGCCACGGTGGCCCCCACCGGCCCCACCATCCAGGAAAACAGCGGCCGCACCGCCGCCGCCCGCACCTACCAGGATCTGCTGAAAAACCCCGCCGACGAGCGGCAGTTCCAGTATTTCGCCTTGTCGCAGGCCGTGCGCGTGACGACCGACGGGCGCATGCAGCCGCTCGGCGAGCCGGGCATCATTCAGCAGGCTTCGCCGTCGCCGAATGGCCGCTACGTGCTGGTGAAAACGCGCCACCGGCCGTTTTCCTACACCCTGCCCGTGAGCAGCTTCCCAGTGCGGGTAGACATTCTGAGCATCGACGGGCCCGTGGTGAAGGCCTTAGAAGATATGCCGCTGGCCGATAACGTGCCCACCAGCTTCGACGCGGCCCCTACCGGGCCGCGCGCCCACGGCTGGCGCGAAGATGCCCCTGCCACCGTGTTCTGGGTGGAAGCCCAGGACGGCGGCGACCCCAAAACGGCCGCCGCCATCCGCGACAAAGTGTTTGCGCTGGCGGCCCCGTTTGAGGGCACGCCGCTGGAGCTGGCCGCGCTGCCCATGCGCTACGCCGGCATCTACTGGGGCACCGATAAGCTGGCGCTGGTGCAGGGCTACCGCTGGGCCGACCGCCACGAAACCACCTGGACGCTGGACCTAGCCACCAAAACCTCGCTCACGGTGCTCTTCGACCGCTCGTCGCAGGATACCTACACCGACCCCGGCACGCCCTACCTGAAGCGCAACGCCCTGGGCCGCCAGGTGCTGGTCACCGACCCCACCAGCAGCATCATCTACCTGTTCAGCAACGGCGCCTCGCCGGAAGGCGACCGGCCGTTCGTGGACGAGATGAACGTGCGCACCAAGAAGATTCTGCGCTGGTGGCGCTCGGAGGCGCCGTTCTACGAGCAGCCCATTGCCATCCTCGACGAAAGCAAGCGCCAACTTATCACCCGCCGCGAGTCGGTGACGGACGCGCCCAACTACTTCCTGCGCGACGCCCGCAGCAACCGCCTCACGCCGCTTACCAAGTTCGCTAACCCCTACGCCAGCCTCGGCGGCCTGAAAAAGCAGGTGCTGAAGTACAAGCGCGCCGACGGCGTCGACCTGACCGCCAACCTCTACCTACCGCCTACCTACAAGAAGGAAGACGGCCCGCTCCCGACGCTGATGGAAGCCTACCCCGTGGAGTTCAAGGACAAGAAAGACGCCAGCCAGGTGAAAGGCTCGCCCTACACCTTCACGCGCCTCTCGTGGGGCTCGCCGGTGTTCTGGGTGACGCAGGGCTACGCCGTGCTGCAGGCCACCAGCATTCCGATTGTGGGCGAAGGCACTAAGGAGCCCAACGACACCTACACCGAGCAGCTGGTAGCCTCGGCCAAAGCCGCCATCGACGAAGGCCAGCGCCTGGGCGTGGTGGACCCCAAGCGCGTGGCCGTGATGGGCCACAGCTACGGCGCCTTCATGACGGCCAACCTGCTGGCCCACTCCAACCTGTTCCGGGCCGGCATTGCGCGCAGCGGCGCCTACAACCGCACGCTCACGCCGTTTGGCTTCCAGGGCGAGGAACGCACCTACTGGCAGGCCCCGGAGGTCTACAACGCCATGTCGCCGTTCAACTACGCCAACAAAATCAAGACGCCCATCCTGCTGATTCATGGCGAGGCCGACAACAACTCCGGCACCTTCCCCATCCAGAGTGAGCGATTCTACAACGCCCTGAAAGGCCACGGCGCCACCGTGCGCTACGTGGTGCTGCCCTCGGAAAGCCACGGCTACGCCGCCCGCGAGTCCATCATGCACATGCTGTGGGAGATGAACTCCTGGCTGAACAAATACGTGAAGACGCCCGCCACCGTAGGCTCGGCGCCGGTACCAGCCGGCGCGCAGGCGCCCGGCCGCTAG
- a CDS encoding pirin family protein, translating into MPHILISAADRGLKDIGWLQSNFSLSFGPYANPARSGFGLLRVFNDDFVQPGGGFGLHAHANMEIISVMLAGRMNHKDSLGYSEEVATDWVQIMSAGTGLRHEEHNIGDDEVNFLQIWIEPKLQNVTPRYQRRHFPAEKRRNRLTTIVSNEEGTAHCWINQNAKLSLGFFDAGQTVDYTLNPLNKGVFIFLLEGQLTVNGQAVAPRESLGLWETADVHISCEAESKFIVIEAPINH; encoded by the coding sequence ATGCCACACATTCTCATTTCCGCCGCCGACCGCGGCCTGAAGGACATCGGATGGCTGCAGAGCAACTTCTCGCTCAGCTTCGGGCCCTACGCCAACCCGGCCCGCAGCGGCTTCGGGTTGCTGCGCGTCTTCAACGACGACTTTGTGCAACCCGGCGGCGGCTTCGGCCTGCATGCCCACGCCAACATGGAAATCATTTCGGTGATGCTGGCCGGGCGTATGAACCACAAGGATTCGCTGGGCTACTCCGAGGAGGTGGCCACCGACTGGGTGCAGATTATGAGCGCCGGCACCGGCCTGCGCCATGAGGAGCACAACATCGGCGACGACGAGGTGAACTTCCTGCAGATCTGGATTGAGCCCAAGCTGCAGAACGTGACGCCCCGCTACCAGCGCCGCCACTTCCCGGCCGAGAAGCGCCGCAACCGCCTCACCACCATCGTCAGCAACGAGGAGGGCACGGCCCACTGCTGGATCAACCAGAACGCGAAACTCTCGCTGGGCTTCTTCGACGCCGGCCAGACCGTGGACTACACCCTGAACCCGCTCAACAAAGGCGTATTCATCTTTTTGCTCGAAGGCCAACTGACCGTGAACGGCCAGGCCGTAGCGCCGCGCGAAAGCCTGGGCCTGTGGGAAACCGCCGACGTGCACATCAGCTGCGAGGCGGAAAGCAAGTTTATTGTCATCGAAGCGCCTATCAATCACTAG
- a CDS encoding nitroreductase family protein — protein sequence MRHATTTYPVHELIRQRWSPRSFTSQPVAPDALNQVFEAAAWAASAMNEQPWRYIYAHKSDQESFQKLVDCLMPGNQPWAKNAPVLILSLVKTHYDNGNANGAALHDLGMANANLILEATALGLHGHFMAGFDANKAREAFQIPESLQPVAMLALGYVGEADHLEEPFLSREKAPRQRKPVSEIAFHGQLPA from the coding sequence ATGCGTCACGCCACCACCACCTATCCCGTCCACGAGCTAATTCGCCAGCGCTGGAGCCCGCGCTCCTTCACCAGCCAGCCCGTAGCACCCGACGCCCTCAACCAGGTGTTTGAAGCTGCCGCCTGGGCGGCCAGCGCCATGAATGAGCAGCCCTGGCGCTATATCTATGCCCATAAATCCGACCAGGAATCGTTCCAGAAGCTGGTCGACTGCCTGATGCCCGGCAACCAGCCCTGGGCCAAAAACGCCCCGGTGCTCATCCTGTCCCTGGTGAAAACGCACTACGACAACGGCAACGCCAACGGCGCCGCTCTCCACGACCTGGGCATGGCCAATGCCAACCTGATCCTGGAGGCCACGGCCCTGGGCCTACACGGCCACTTCATGGCGGGTTTCGATGCTAATAAGGCCCGTGAAGCCTTCCAGATTCCGGAGTCGCTGCAGCCGGTGGCCATGCTGGCGCTGGGCTACGTCGGCGAGGCCGACCACTTGGAAGAGCCGTTCCTGAGCCGCGAGAAAGCGCCGCGCCAGCGCAAGCCCGTAAGCGAAATTGCTTTTCACGGTCAACTACCAGCTTAG
- a CDS encoding pirin family protein: MQTLLHAANSRGHASHGWLNSYHTFSFAGYQNPERMHFGVLRVLNDDTVAAGMGFGAHPHDNMEIISIPLAGTLEHKDNAGNHGIIQSGDVQMMSAGTGIAHSEKNHSRTEEVKFLQIWVFPNKRGVQPRYDQQSFRAADRHNQFQQVLSPDPDDAGVWIHQDAWFHLADFDAGFNADYQVKRPGNGVYVFVLEGDATINGQALHTRDGFGIWDTTSFTVQADSNTRLLLMDVPMSL; encoded by the coding sequence ATGCAAACGCTCCTGCACGCCGCCAACTCCCGCGGCCACGCCAGCCACGGCTGGCTCAACTCCTACCACACGTTCAGCTTTGCCGGCTACCAGAACCCGGAGCGAATGCACTTTGGCGTGCTGCGCGTGCTCAACGATGACACCGTGGCCGCCGGCATGGGCTTCGGCGCCCACCCGCACGACAACATGGAAATCATCAGCATTCCGCTGGCCGGCACGCTGGAGCACAAGGACAACGCCGGCAACCACGGCATCATCCAGAGCGGCGACGTGCAGATGATGAGCGCCGGCACGGGCATCGCGCACAGCGAGAAAAACCACAGCCGCACCGAGGAAGTGAAGTTTCTGCAGATCTGGGTGTTTCCGAACAAGCGCGGCGTGCAGCCCCGCTACGACCAGCAGAGCTTCCGGGCCGCCGACCGCCACAACCAGTTTCAGCAGGTTCTCTCGCCCGACCCCGACGATGCCGGCGTCTGGATTCATCAGGATGCCTGGTTCCACCTGGCCGATTTTGATGCCGGTTTCAACGCCGACTACCAGGTGAAGCGCCCCGGCAACGGCGTCTACGTGTTCGTGCTGGAAGGCGACGCCACCATCAACGGTCAGGCCCTGCACACCCGCGACGGTTTCGGCATCTGGGACACCACTTCCTTCACGGTGCAGGCCGACAGCAACACCCGCCTGCTGCTGATGGACGTACCCATGAGTCTGTAA
- a CDS encoding serine hydrolase: MKHVLRFLLILLLLPVLPGRAQQTPLYFPPASGTWATTTPQSLGWCQPQLDSLVAFLGRKGTKSFVVLKDGRLVVERYYGTFTQDSVWYWASAGKSLTATLVGVAQQEGLLQLQDSTSRYLGRSWTSAPAAKQALITVRHQLTMSTGLHDAPPPPCDNESTAAGCLLYRADAGTRWAYHTGPYRLLQNVLAQASGLTINQYTNQNLASRIGMSGLWVNDVYYSRARDVARFGLLTLARGTWNGTAILRDTAYFRRMTTPSQGFNRSYGYLWWLNGQPSYMLPGLQAVFNGPLIPTAPADLVAALGKNDQKIYVVPSLGLVVVRQGKSAGDSRLAVSSFDTELWRYLMATMQCRPLAASSGVAATIPLYPNPAAATLTLGAPAGSRTMRLLDGRGQVARQWPAAAAETEVSVAGVAPGLYLVQWLDGQGRVLASRKLQKQ; encoded by the coding sequence ATGAAACACGTTCTACGCTTCCTGCTGATTCTGCTGCTGCTGCCGGTGCTGCCGGGCCGGGCGCAGCAAACGCCCCTGTACTTCCCGCCCGCCAGCGGCACCTGGGCCACTACCACGCCCCAGAGCCTGGGCTGGTGCCAGCCCCAGCTCGATTCGCTGGTGGCGTTTTTGGGCCGCAAGGGCACCAAGTCGTTTGTGGTGCTGAAGGACGGGCGGCTGGTGGTGGAGCGCTACTACGGCACCTTCACCCAGGATTCCGTCTGGTACTGGGCGTCGGCGGGCAAGTCGCTGACGGCGACGCTGGTGGGCGTGGCCCAGCAGGAGGGTCTGCTGCAGCTTCAGGACAGCACCTCCCGCTACCTCGGCCGCAGCTGGACGTCGGCGCCGGCTGCCAAGCAGGCCCTCATCACGGTGCGCCACCAGCTCACGATGAGCACCGGCCTCCACGACGCCCCACCTCCGCCCTGCGACAACGAAAGCACCGCCGCCGGCTGCCTGCTCTACCGCGCCGACGCCGGTACGCGCTGGGCCTACCACACCGGCCCCTACCGTTTGCTGCAAAACGTGCTGGCCCAGGCCAGCGGCCTCACCATCAACCAGTACACCAACCAGAACCTGGCCAGCCGCATTGGTATGAGCGGGCTGTGGGTGAACGACGTGTATTACAGCAGGGCCCGCGACGTGGCCCGGTTCGGGCTGCTCACGCTGGCCCGCGGCACCTGGAACGGCACCGCCATCCTGCGCGACACGGCTTATTTCCGCCGCATGACCACGCCTTCGCAGGGCTTCAACCGCAGCTACGGCTACCTCTGGTGGCTGAACGGGCAGCCCTCGTACATGCTGCCGGGCCTGCAAGCTGTCTTCAACGGCCCGCTCATCCCCACGGCCCCCGCCGACCTGGTTGCGGCGCTGGGCAAAAACGACCAGAAGATCTACGTGGTGCCCAGCTTGGGGCTGGTGGTGGTGCGCCAGGGCAAGTCGGCCGGCGACTCGCGGCTGGCGGTATCGTCGTTTGACACCGAGCTGTGGCGCTACCTGATGGCCACCATGCAGTGCCGGCCGCTGGCGGCCAGCTCCGGCGTGGCCGCCACCATTCCGCTCTACCCCAACCCCGCCGCCGCCACGCTTACGCTGGGCGCCCCAGCCGGCAGCCGCACCATGCGCCTGCTCGATGGCCGCGGGCAAGTGGCGCGGCAGTGGCCCGCTGCCGCTGCCGAAACGGAAGTATCGGTGGCCGGCGTGGCGCCGGGGCTGTACCTGGTACAATGGCTGGACGGCCAGGGCCGCGTGCTGGCCTCGCGCAAGCTGCAGAAGCAGTAG
- a CDS encoding glutamate--tRNA ligase family protein, with translation MLPSEPIVSRLAPTPSGFLHLGNAVNFTLTWLLTRRAGGTLHLRIDDLDRARFRPVYLDNIFQTLAWLGLDYDAGPSGPADFEQHYSQRHQLPAYEAVLQQLAQVPGLLEASTRSRTGATPAATVPLHTPEAAWRAQVPPDTEISFPDAAQGPTAVPLGTLMPDFVVRKKDGAAAYQVASVVDDLRLGTNLIVRGLDLQPSTAAQLWLARQLPETAPFNAARIRFHHHNLLLAPDGQKLSKSTQAGGYGGIVAEAAGPQVVYEAVAWLLGLPPGPVGSLPELADRWREAG, from the coding sequence ATGCTGCCTTCAGAACCGATAGTGTCGCGCCTGGCGCCCACGCCCAGCGGCTTCCTGCACCTCGGCAACGCCGTCAACTTCACCCTGACCTGGCTGCTCACGCGCCGGGCCGGCGGCACGCTGCACCTGCGCATCGACGACCTGGACCGCGCCCGGTTCCGCCCCGTCTACCTCGACAACATCTTCCAGACCCTGGCCTGGCTGGGCCTCGACTACGACGCCGGCCCCAGCGGCCCCGCCGACTTCGAGCAACACTACTCGCAGCGCCACCAGCTGCCCGCCTATGAGGCCGTGCTGCAGCAGCTGGCGCAGGTGCCCGGCCTGCTGGAAGCCAGCACCCGCTCCCGCACCGGGGCCACGCCCGCCGCCACCGTGCCGCTGCACACACCCGAAGCCGCCTGGCGCGCCCAGGTGCCGCCCGACACCGAAATCAGCTTCCCGGATGCCGCCCAAGGTCCCACCGCGGTGCCGCTGGGCACCTTGATGCCCGATTTTGTGGTGCGCAAGAAAGACGGCGCAGCCGCCTACCAAGTGGCGTCGGTGGTGGATGATCTGCGGCTGGGCACCAACCTGATTGTGCGGGGCCTCGACCTGCAGCCCAGCACCGCCGCCCAACTCTGGCTGGCCCGGCAGCTGCCCGAAACCGCGCCGTTCAACGCCGCCCGTATCCGGTTCCATCACCATAACCTGCTGCTCGCGCCCGATGGGCAGAAGCTGTCGAAATCCACGCAGGCCGGTGGCTACGGCGGCATTGTGGCCGAAGCGGCCGGCCCGCAGGTGGTGTATGAGGCCGTGGCGTGGCTGCTGGGCTTGCCGCCCGGCCCGGTTGGCTCGCTGCCGGAGTTGGCGGACAGGTGGCGGGAGGCTGGTTGA
- the nfi gene encoding deoxyribonuclease V (cleaves DNA at apurinic or apyrimidinic sites) yields the protein MAYYRPPGPPADPLIVRELTQLQDTMRAEVRLEPLPHAPAFIAGCDSSFPTPDTILSVFVVLRFPSLELVEKVYHTSAVTLPYIPGLLSFREAPNVLLAYEKLRQKPDIIMVDGHGIAHPRRMGIAAHIGVMLDTPTFGVAKQKLTGTFQEPAPTKGSISPLTDRSGELLGEVIRSKDKVLPLFVSPGHRCDQATATRLTLACLRGYKLPEPTRLADHWAEEFKKELR from the coding sequence ATGGCCTACTACCGCCCGCCCGGCCCGCCCGCCGATCCGCTTATAGTGCGGGAGCTGACGCAGCTGCAAGACACGATGCGCGCCGAAGTGCGGCTAGAGCCGCTGCCCCACGCGCCCGCCTTCATTGCCGGCTGCGACTCGTCGTTTCCCACGCCCGACACTATTCTGTCGGTGTTTGTGGTGTTGCGCTTTCCATCACTGGAGCTGGTGGAGAAGGTGTACCACACCAGCGCCGTCACGCTGCCTTACATTCCGGGGCTGCTGTCGTTTCGGGAGGCTCCTAACGTGCTGCTGGCCTACGAAAAGCTGCGCCAGAAGCCCGACATCATTATGGTGGATGGCCACGGCATTGCGCACCCGCGCCGCATGGGCATTGCGGCCCACATCGGCGTCATGCTCGATACGCCCACGTTCGGGGTGGCCAAGCAGAAGCTGACCGGCACGTTTCAGGAGCCGGCTCCCACCAAAGGCAGTATCAGTCCGCTTACGGACCGCAGCGGCGAGCTGCTGGGCGAAGTCATCCGCAGCAAAGACAAGGTGCTGCCGCTGTTCGTGAGCCCCGGCCACCGCTGCGACCAGGCCACCGCCACCCGCCTCACGCTGGCCTGCCTGCGCGGCTACAAGCTCCCCGAGCCCACCCGTCTGGCAGATCATTGGGCCGAGGAGTTCAAGAAGGAGTTGCGGTAG
- a CDS encoding DUF1990 domain-containing protein → MPKPAPLYELQKARLESYASAGYNFDHARLSEYTLATGWHVDDYETELPAEAPGPAEAHGSWAAAREVLRNYTFPPPGLITGIFVPDQPLEQRVMVLRGQFLFFRFWFGVRIGGVTDETRTLPDGSREQVWGYNYRTLEGHFERGQIDFTVHKHLATGRVRFHIHAVSQTGRIRNPFYWLGFKLFGRMLQVRFSQQSVRRLKEQVEEMLRKGWTSPDASQAPPVQAAATNASAQEQLDEAT, encoded by the coding sequence ATGCCTAAACCAGCCCCTCTCTACGAGCTGCAGAAGGCGCGGCTGGAATCGTACGCCAGCGCCGGCTACAACTTCGACCACGCCCGCCTCAGCGAATACACGCTCGCCACCGGCTGGCACGTCGACGACTACGAAACCGAGCTGCCCGCCGAGGCGCCCGGCCCGGCCGAAGCGCACGGCTCCTGGGCCGCCGCCCGCGAAGTGCTGCGCAACTACACGTTTCCGCCGCCCGGCCTCATCACCGGCATCTTCGTGCCCGACCAGCCGCTGGAGCAGCGCGTGATGGTGCTGCGAGGCCAGTTCTTGTTCTTCCGGTTCTGGTTTGGCGTGCGCATCGGCGGCGTCACCGACGAAACCCGCACCCTGCCCGACGGCTCCCGCGAGCAGGTGTGGGGCTACAACTACCGCACGCTGGAAGGCCATTTCGAGCGCGGCCAGATTGATTTCACGGTGCACAAGCACTTGGCCACCGGCCGGGTGCGCTTCCACATCCATGCCGTATCCCAGACGGGCCGCATCCGCAACCCGTTCTACTGGCTCGGCTTCAAGCTGTTTGGCCGGATGCTGCAGGTGCGCTTCTCGCAGCAGTCGGTGCGGCGGCTGAAGGAGCAGGTGGAGGAGATGCTGCGCAAGGGCTGGACCTCGCCCGACGCCTCGCAAGCGCCGCCCGTGCAGGCCGCCGCCACCAACGCCAGCGCCCAGGAGCAGCTGGATGAAGCTACATGA
- a CDS encoding cytochrome b/b6 domain-containing protein: MASTTPSSPITTGPKRNSLGLRIWHWANSGLVLAQLMTILFLFVIVKVKTLAPEFSKVLADQGVAIAPDKLRGLTRIVAHRIWDWHIWIGITISVLLAFRVLVSFRQRGGQRTAAKLARLKSRVAAGEPGSTKAVWVRYSYRAFYVVLAVMVVTGIILVFEDNFRSIEHTMKEIHEFSMYVVLAFVVAHIVGVFRAEVTDEPGITSDMINGGEPVEEA; this comes from the coding sequence ATGGCTTCTACCACTCCTTCTTCGCCTATCACTACGGGCCCCAAACGCAATTCGCTGGGCTTGCGCATCTGGCACTGGGCCAATTCCGGCCTCGTGCTGGCTCAGCTGATGACGATTCTGTTTCTGTTCGTCATCGTGAAGGTGAAGACGCTGGCGCCGGAGTTCAGCAAGGTGCTGGCCGACCAGGGCGTGGCCATTGCGCCCGACAAGCTGCGCGGCCTCACGCGCATCGTGGCGCACCGTATCTGGGACTGGCATATCTGGATTGGCATTACGATTTCGGTGCTGCTGGCTTTCCGCGTGCTGGTGAGCTTCCGGCAGCGGGGCGGGCAGCGCACCGCCGCCAAGCTGGCCCGCCTAAAGAGCCGCGTGGCCGCCGGCGAGCCGGGCTCAACCAAAGCCGTGTGGGTGCGCTACAGCTACCGCGCCTTCTATGTGGTGCTGGCCGTGATGGTGGTGACGGGCATCATCCTGGTGTTCGAAGACAACTTCCGCAGCATCGAGCACACAATGAAGGAAATCCACGAATTCTCGATGTACGTGGTGCTGGCCTTCGTGGTGGCGCACATCGTGGGCGTGTTCCGCGCCGAGGTAACCGACGAGCCCGGTATTACATCGGACATGATTAACGGCGGCGAGCCGGTAGAGGAAGCGTAG
- a CDS encoding NAD(P)-dependent alcohol dehydrogenase: protein MTAAKGYAAHTVNAPLAPFDFERRDVGPHDVRIEILFCGVCHSDVHQVRDEWGGSIFPMVPGHEIVGRVTEVGAHVKGFKAGDLAGVGCMVDSCQHCTECNDGLEQYCDNGFVGTYNAKDKDGSVTYGGYSNSIVVTEKFVLHVSEKLDLARVAPLLCAGITTWSPLRQWNAKKGDRVAVMGLGGLGHMAVKFAAAMGCEVTVLSTSPSKEEDAKALGAHKFVVTKDPAAMKGISNYFDLIINTVSAPMDLTPYVASLRLDGTMVLLGVPPEAPQLHAFNLIAKRRRIAGSLIGGIQETQEMLDFCAEHNVMSDVEVIRMDYINEAYERMMKSDVKYRFVIDLATI, encoded by the coding sequence ATGACTGCAGCCAAAGGCTACGCCGCTCACACGGTAAACGCTCCCCTCGCTCCTTTCGATTTTGAGCGCCGCGACGTCGGCCCGCATGATGTGCGCATTGAAATTCTGTTCTGTGGCGTGTGTCACTCCGACGTGCACCAAGTGCGCGACGAGTGGGGCGGCTCCATCTTCCCAATGGTGCCCGGCCACGAAATCGTGGGCCGCGTGACCGAAGTGGGTGCCCACGTAAAAGGCTTCAAGGCCGGCGACCTGGCCGGTGTCGGCTGCATGGTGGACTCGTGCCAGCACTGCACCGAGTGCAACGACGGCCTGGAGCAGTACTGCGACAACGGCTTCGTGGGCACGTATAACGCCAAAGACAAGGATGGCTCCGTGACTTACGGTGGCTATTCCAACAGCATTGTGGTAACGGAGAAATTCGTGCTGCACGTGTCTGAGAAGCTGGACCTGGCCCGCGTGGCGCCGCTGCTGTGCGCCGGCATCACCACCTGGTCGCCGCTGCGCCAGTGGAACGCTAAGAAAGGCGACCGGGTAGCCGTGATGGGCCTCGGTGGCCTGGGCCACATGGCCGTGAAATTTGCCGCCGCTATGGGCTGCGAAGTAACCGTGCTCAGCACCTCGCCTTCCAAGGAAGAAGATGCCAAAGCCCTGGGCGCCCACAAATTCGTGGTGACCAAGGACCCCGCTGCCATGAAAGGCATCAGCAACTACTTCGACCTGATCATCAACACCGTGTCGGCCCCGATGGACCTGACGCCCTATGTGGCCAGCCTGCGCCTCGACGGCACGATGGTCCTGCTGGGCGTGCCACCAGAAGCGCCGCAGCTGCACGCCTTCAACCTGATTGCCAAGCGCCGCCGCATTGCCGGCTCGCTGATTGGCGGCATCCAGGAAACTCAGGAAATGCTGGACTTCTGCGCCGAGCACAACGTGATGAGCGACGTGGAGGTAATCCGCATGGACTACATCAACGAAGCCTACGAGCGGATGATGAAGTCTGACGTGAAGTACCGCTTCGTCATCGACCTGGCCACGATTTAA